The genome window CACTGCCGGGCGTTGGACATACCGCTTGCGGATGTGCGGCGGCTGCTGGACTTCCTGGACCATCCGGGTAGCGATTGCGGCGACGTGAACCGGCTGATCGACGAGCAGATCGCCCGCGTCCGGGCGCGGCTCCGATCGATGCAGGCCCTCGAGCGCCAGCTTCAACAACTGCGCGACCGTTGCCACGCGGAGCACACCGCCGCTGCGTGCGGCATCCTGCATGAACTGGTGAC of Nitrospirota bacterium contains these proteins:
- the cadR gene encoding Cd(II)/Pb(II)-responsive transcriptional regulator; protein product: MRIGELGQATGVDIETIRYYERVGLLPMPVRQANGYRAYGPLHLERLAFIRHCRALDIPLADVRRLLDFLDHPGSDCGDVNRLIDEQIARVRARLRSMQALERQLQQLRDRCHAEHTAAACGILHELVTAAQGEGCACHGAPAEAGKTKGKPR